One Pseudorca crassidens isolate mPseCra1 chromosome 21, mPseCra1.hap1, whole genome shotgun sequence DNA segment encodes these proteins:
- the MBOAT4 gene encoding ghrelin O-acyltransferase, which translates to MMDWLQLFFLHPVSLYQGAAFPFALLFNYLCIMDSFSTHARYLFLLVVGGALAVAAMGSFAVLVFIPALCTVVLIYSLGPQDVHRLTFLFQMSWQTLCHLGLHYTEYYLQEAPSTRFCVTLSSLMLLTQRVTSLSLDIREGKVAAAAAGGGIRNRNSLSERLWGALPYFSYLLFFPALLGGPLCSFQRFQARVQGPSSLYPRHSFWALTRRGLQILGLECLKVVVRRAVSAGAGLTDCRQLQCVYVTWSTAGLLKLTYYSHWLLDDSLLYAAGFGSEFGQSPGEEGYIPDADIWTLETTHRIALFTRKWNQSTARWLRRLVFQQGRTWPLLQTFVFSAWWHGLHPGQVFGFLCWAVMVEADYLIHTFANVFIRSGPMRVLYRTLTWAHTQLILAYIMLAVEVRSLSSLWLLWNSYNSVFPTVYCILLFVLAKRKHKFN; encoded by the exons ATGATGGATTGGCTTCAGCTGTTCTTCCTCCATCCTGTATCACTTTATCAAGGGGCTGCTTTTCCTTTTGCGCTTCTCTTTAATTATCTCTGCATTATGGATTCATTTTCCACTCATGCCAG GTACCTGTTCCTCCTGGTGGTAGGAGGAGCCCTGGCAGTAGCCGCCATGGGTTCCTTCGCTGTGCTGGTCTTCATCCCCGCTCTGTGCACCGTGGTCCTGATCTACTCGCTGGGCCCCCAGGACGTCCACAGGCTGACTTTCCTCTTTCAGATGAGCTGGCAGACGCTGTGCCACCTGGGTCTGCACTATACGGAGTATTATCTGCAAGAAGCTCCTTCCACGAG gTTCTGCGTCACTCTTTCTTCCCTCATGCTCTTGACCCAGAGGGTCACATCCCTGTCTCTGGACATTCGTGAGGGgaaagtggcagcagcagcagcaggaggaggCATCAGGAACAGGAACTCTTTGTCTGAGCGTCTGTGGGGAGCTCTGCCCTATTTCAGCTACTTGCTCTTTTTCCCTGCTCTCCTAGGAGGCCCCCTGTGTTCCTTCCAGAGATTTCAGGCTCGTGTTCAAGGGCCCAGCAGTTTGTATCCCAGGCACTCTTTCTGGGCTCTGACCCGGAGGGGTCTGCAGATTCTGGGACTAGAGTGTCTGAAGGTCGTGGTGAGGCGGGCGGTGAGCGCAGGGGCAGGACTGACAGACTGCCGGCAACTGCAGTGCGTCTATGTCACGTGGTCCACTGCCGGGCTCCTGAAACTCACCTACTACTCCCACTGGCTCCTGGATGACTCCCTCCTCTACGCAGCGGGCTTTGGATCTGAGTTTGGTCAGAGCCCCGGTGAGGAGGGATACATCCCTGATGCGGACATTTGGACGCTGGAAACAACCCACAGGATAGCTCTGTTCACCAGAAAGTGGAACCAGAGCACAGCTCGGTGGCTCCGACGCCTCGTTTTCCAGCAGGGCAGGACCTGGCCCTTGTTGCAGACGTTCGTCTTCTCGGCTTGGTGGCACGGACTCCACCCGGGACAGGTGTTTGGTTTCCTCTGCTGGGCTGTGATGGTGGAAGCCGACTACCTGATTCACACCTTTGCCAATGTGTTCATCAGATCCGGGCCGATGCGGGTGCTCTACAGAACTCTCACCTGGGCCCACACCCAGCTCATCCTTGCCTACATAATGCTGGCCGTGGAGGTCCGGAGCCTCTCCTCTCTCTGGCTGCTGTGGAATTCTTACAACAGCGTCTTTCCCACGGTGTattgtattttgctttttgttttagcGAAGAGAAAGCATAAATTTAACTGA